The following is a genomic window from Prunus persica cultivar Lovell chromosome G7, Prunus_persica_NCBIv2, whole genome shotgun sequence.
ccctcaaataacttatttgaggaatccctcaatgaaagctctctgtatatatatatatatatatatatatatacactcagcttttatttttacttataaTTTTGGTATTATGATCTGTGCATGGAGTAGGAATTGGATGGGCCAAATGCAAGAATTGCAGATTATTTCGACATAATTTCCGGAACAAGCACCGGAGGTCTCGTCACCACCATGCTTACAGCTCCCAACAAGGACAACCGACCCCTGTATGAAGCCAAGGACATCATCACCTTCTATCTAGATCACAGCCCTAAGATTTTCCCTCAAAATAGGTCAATGATCCGTACCAGCTTATTAATACAGAGAAAAAGATTGTTTGGTATCGAGTACCAATCTATCGTACTTTCAATATTATGCgataatattgaaaaaaaaagaggttcACAGAACATTAATGCaggttatatatatgtttatttattagatCTAATGTTAAGTTTTATGGAACATGCAGTGCAAATAACTTATTGACATCAATAACAAGTATGGTTCGTGCGGTCATAGGGCCTAAGTATGATGGGAAGTACTTGCGCAAAGTGATAAATGGGCTGCTTAGTGATCTCACTCTCAAGCAGACACTCACGACTATGATTATTCCAACTTTTGATATCAAGTACCTTCAGCCTGTGATCTTCTCAACCACCGATGTAAGATAACACTAATGACATGTTTAATTACTTGGAATAGGGAAAGTAATGAAATATAATTGGATCAACTACACCTTCTTAGTCGATCAAAATTCTGGTTTTGAGAATATCAAATTACTTATTTCATAGTGAAACtcacatattttttaattgcttatgTGTTAGTAAACGTGGAGGAAGATATTATTTGAAATAATTCTTTTTACTCTTTCGTAAACAATTTAGGTAATTATAACGTGTAGGTATTCTAAGAGGGTTGTGAATTTATGGTACAGGCCAAAGAAAGTGCTCTGAAAAATGCTAAGCTCTCGGATATCTGCATAAGTACCTCTGCTGCTCCTACTTATCTCCCTGCACACTACTTCGAGGTCAAGGATAGCGAGGGAAAGACCCGAACTTTTGATCTCGTCGATGGTGGGGTTGCTGCAAACAATCCTGTAAGTAGTTAGGAATGTTCTCTTAccatatatgagatatttaaCATGCTTTAACATTACATGTCAGATTGTTCGACAAAAACAACACATGTAACGTGGCATAGCACTTAGGaagtaattaatttaatctacAACCATTTACAGACAATGCTGGCCTTAAGCCACATATACAGAGAGACGTTGAAGCACAATTCAGAGCCGATAGATGCGACGAGGTTGCTAGTGCTGTCGTTGGGCACAGGTGCAGCCAAGTTTGAAGAGAAGTACAATGCAACCACGGCATCCAAATGGGGTTTGATCAATTGGGTTTTTGACAATGGGAGCACGCCATTGGTAGACATTTTTGGTGATGCAAGTTCTGATATGGTTGACATTCATGTGTCCACCTTCTTCCAGTCCGTCCACGCCAAGGACAACTACCTACGTATTCAGGTACATTATTTAATGTGGTCTatcaagatttttttattatatatattagtaaATGTGGTCTAAATAACAACATTATGTAGGTGATATAATAGTATTTCTTAATGTTGTAAAAATTATAGGATGACTCGTTGAGCGGTGAGGAGGCAACCGTGGATATAGCAACGGATAAGAATCTAAAGAGACTTTTGGAGATTGGAAAGGCGTTGTTGAAGAAGCCAATGTCACGGGTGCATTTGGATACAGGCAGGTATAAGAAATCTGAGGGAGAGGTTACTTATGAAGGAGCACTGATTGATTTTGCCAAAAGGCTCTCGGATGCGAAGAAGCACAATTGAACAATAAATTGCAAtatcttaatttttattgttcATTAATTTAGTTGTGAATCgtaatagaaaaaataaaagaataattacTAGTCTTATTGATTATGAACAGTTGGAGCTCATGCATTTAGACAGTAATGGCCTCAATGCACATCACTCTGTGCACGAAgtatttaaaagatttttattgattatgaACTCTCAAAAGCAGCTCATcacagaaaataataatacagaCTAGTAACATGCATGAGGATGAGGTCAAAGTCCAACGAGCATGTTGGAAATTAGGAatgttattaaattgttatttagtttccttttattagttgattgtaattgatttggagTAGTCTCCAAGTAACCTAGTTTTCCTAGTTAAGCTTGTAATATCTCTATAAATACTTAGCCTTTTGGCTCTATCAATAACAACTGAGAATTATTCTTCTTAACAAAATCTCCAATttcacatggtatcagagcactgATTCTAGGGCGTCTCTTGAAACTTTTTTACAAACCTTAATTTCTTCACAATCCGATGTTTCACAACCCTAGTTGCTAATCTTTGAAATCTTTTGCCAAATTGAGAGTCGTTGGCGCTTTTCATCCCTCACCCATGATGGGTATTCATCTTCTACAGTTGTCTTGTTCACCCTCTCCACAATGATCAATATTTTATTCCCGCTACCAAAGCCATACCATCCCACAGTTCCTACATCTAACTAAACCAACAGTCGCACCCTTCTTTGGCGCTGCAATTTCCTTATGTTTTTCATACAAGTATTGCTCTCTATACAAATCATATTGAGCCATCTCTAGTCATGCTCTCTGTTGCA
Proteins encoded in this region:
- the LOC18769225 gene encoding patatin-like protein 2, which encodes MSTGLTKRSMVTMLSIDGGGIRGIIPSILLAFLESKLQELDGPNARIADYFDIISGTSTGGLVTTMLTAPNKDNRPLYEAKDIITFYLDHSPKIFPQNSANNLLTSITSMVRAVIGPKYDGKYLRKVINGLLSDLTLKQTLTTMIIPTFDIKYLQPVIFSTTDAKESALKNAKLSDICISTSAAPTYLPAHYFEVKDSEGKTRTFDLVDGGVAANNPTMLALSHIYRETLKHNSEPIDATRLLVLSLGTGAAKFEEKYNATTASKWGLINWVFDNGSTPLVDIFGDASSDMVDIHVSTFFQSVHAKDNYLRIQDDSLSGEEATVDIATDKNLKRLLEIGKALLKKPMSRVHLDTGRYKKSEGEVTYEGALIDFAKRLSDAKKHN